A stretch of DNA from Shewanella sediminis HAW-EB3:
TGAAGACTATCGGGCAGGTGTAAAGCTGTTAAAAACGATTAAGCCAAAGCTGATAGTGACCAACAACACAGGCATTGCTCAAGCCGCATTTGAAAACGGAATAGATTGGATTGCGGGGCCCTACCTTAACATCACCAACTCATATAGCCTGTTGGCGATGAAGGAGGAGTTTAACTGTTATGGGTCATTTATATCCAACGAAATTAACAGGAAACAGATAAAACACATTGCAGGCTGCAGTGACATGAAGCTGTATTACAGCATCTATCACCCAATCTTGCTGTTAACCAGCAGACAGTGTTTATTTCATCAGACTACAGGTTGTCATAAAGAGTCTATGGATGCCGACTGCCTGACCGAATGCAAGAAATCTGTCTCTATCATGAATTTAAAGGATACCGCTTTTGTCATCGATAAGCAGACGGGTGAGCACAACAACATGTATGGCAGTCAGCACTTCCTAAATACTGAGATAGTGAGCGATATACCAGATATGTTCAGCAGCTTTTTTATCGATCTCAGAGGTATCAGAACCAATACCCGAGCCGGACGGGATAAATCGACAATAGTACGTCTTTTTCAAATGCTGCTCGAAGGTCAGAGTGAGGCAGAAGCTGAGCTTCACCAACTGATTGGCCACACTATCGACACCCAATATAAAAAGGGGCTGTAAGACTGTAAGACTGTAAGACTGTAAGACTGTAAGACTGTAAGACTGTAAGACTGTAAGACTGTAAGACTGTAAGATAAAACGGTTTCATGATTATGAAAGTATTGCACAAATGAGCCGTTTTATTTTGTATCAGCCGCTGAATGATTTACTATCTCACGCCTGTTTTCCACGATATGAGGTTGAAAGATGAAGGACGGTCTGCAACATGAAGCCTACCAAATGGTCCTATTTAATGCCTTAGCGACCACAGGTAGTCTCACTAAGGCTGCTGAGAGACTCGAAGTCTCTGTATCTCACGTCAGTAAGCAACTGCATATTCTGGAAGATAAGCTTAACGTTCAACTCATCAATCGCAGTACCCGAAGCCTGGCACTGACTCAAGAAGGCAAAGACTTTGCCGATTATTGTGACCAGATAGTGGGTTTGATCCATAGCGCCAACACGCTGATGACAGATTCCAGAGATGAGGTTTCCGGAAACGTTCGACTGGCACTCTCCTGCTCATTTGGCACCCTGCACGTGTTACCGGCATTAGACGCGCTTCAGAAAAAATATCCCTCACTCACCACCGAAGTTAGCCTGTTTGACTATAAGGTCGACATGTTGGAGGAGGAGATAGACCTATGGTTCACCACTTTCGAAGAGATAAATGCCGGTTATGTGGCCCAAAGAATCGTCGATACCCACTTCATTCTGTTGGCATCCCCTGACTACATACAGGTACATGGTGCGCCAACACACCCAGACGATTTAAAAGCGCATAACTGCGTCACCTACCACAGCAAAAATCGCAGCTACACCCATTGGTTATTTGCAAAAGATGAAGAACAGCTTGATGTACAAGTCTCAGGTAATTATCGGGTAGATAAGGCCGAAGCCATTCGTGACGCCGTTCTGGCGGGCAGAGGCATAGGCTATATAGCCACTTATCTGTTAACCGATGAGCTGGAGAGTGGAAAACTCATTCCGCTGATGTCAGACTGGAAACCCACGCAAAAGATGCCTGTCTATGCCGTTTACCCGAAATACCAAAACCTCCCGGTTCGACTGAAAACCATCATAGATTTTGTTAAACAGGTCATAGGACAACCGCCCTACTGGGACAACAACTTATCCAAATGGCTTAAGGATTAGCCACCGTAGCCATCCAAGTCTATTGGATGGCTACGAATAATCGACTCACTTGCCACCTTGATTCCCCCCCTTTTACATCCGGCTCTATCCGCTAATCATCATTTTGACCAGCAGAACTTATATCTGTTCAAACCGCAGTATTAAACCTTGTTTAAATCATCAGCTATCCTCTTCTCAGTTGGAAAAACTGTTTCAAGTGATTGCTGGTAGATAGGAAATAACAATTTAATTACCATCTGTTTATCGACGGGATAATGACTTTTAGAAATTTCACCACTCTAAAAGCTGTTAATTATTCTCAATGTAATATGCAAAACATTTTCTATTGAGAAAAACCAAAATTAATTTAAAACAACATTTAATTATATTTACAGAGGTAATTTATGTCAGTCGTTAATAAAAGCGAAAGAACCAATGGAATAAAACAGTATCATATCGGCATGGTTGAGGGAGATGTCGCAGAATATGTTCTTCTGCCGGGAGACCCATTCAGAACAGACATCATCGCCAAATATATGGATGACGTAGAGTTGGTCGCTCATAAGCGTGAACATAAGACCTATACCGGTTACTACAAGGGGGTCAGAGTATCGGTGACATCGACTGGCATGGGCTGCCCATCTACCGCTATCGCTGCTGAAGAGCTGGCTAACATTGGCGCCAAGGTATTCATCCGTTTGGGAAGCTGCGCAGCCTTGCAAGACGATATCAATATCGGCGATCTAGTTATCACCACCGCAGCGATGAAGAATGAGGGGACATCAAAATTCTATGTACCCGACAACTTACCGGCCGTCGCCGATCTTGAGGTCACATCCGAGCTAATTCGCGTCGCTAAAGAGATGTCGAACGGTGATGACTATCAGGTTCACTGGGGGATCAGCTCAACCGATGACTCATTTTACGGTGAGACCCCTGAATGGATCCAGAAGCTTATCGATCTGAATTTGAAGAATATTGAGATGGAAGCATCGGCGCTATTTACCGTCTGTCACCGTCGAGGTTTAAAAGGCGCAACCATCTGTGCGGTCGCCGCGAACCATAAACGAGGCGAAAATTTTTGGGGTAAGCGAAATATTCTGCTCGAACAAGGTATCGAGAAGGAGACAGAGGTAGCTTTGGAGGCTATCTATCGCTTCCATCACGGAAAAAATCTATTTTAAGGGTCAACTCTAATGTGGTGCTTATGCCATATAAACGGCTTATAGCCTTTTTATAAAAGCATCACACTCCATAGTTTAATAAAAGTTAAACTATTAGTTTTATAAAGGTAAATATAATGAGCTATGAACTTATCGGTTATTTGGGCTCGGCCGTTATTGCTATATCCTTACTGGTAGCTAATGTAACCCTGCTTCGTTATCTTAATTCAATTGGCTGCGCAATAATGGTGACCTACGCCCTGCTAATTAGCGCATACCCTGTTGTTCTGATGAATTGTATTTGCATCATGATCAACATCTACCACATAGTTAAAGTTGGAGATTTTAACAATCAAATAAACTCTCTATTTAAATTTGGAAAAACGAATAGAAGTTAAGGGCAAGATACAGAAAGCGAGATAATATAAATCCGCCTATCTGGAATATTTTTGGTCTTGCGTTCGGGTTTGCGCAAATTGAAAGGTGCTTCCCATAGCCATATGGAGCTACAGCGCACAATAAGCCGCCCCCCCAGTCGGCTTTAGCACTATAGCTCTTTTGTCCTTTTCCATGATTGGTAATCCGCATTAAGTTGCTAGTCACCATAATTAGCATTACATCACCAGCCGATTAATTTTATTATGGAGTTGTAAATAATCATGGAAGTTAAAATATTCACTAAAGTTTTACGCCCTAAGGTGGGCTTTCTGCCTAAGTCTGACACAGCTACAGACCATGGTTTAGAAGCTGAAATTAAT
This window harbors:
- a CDS encoding LysR family transcriptional regulator — encoded protein: MKDGLQHEAYQMVLFNALATTGSLTKAAERLEVSVSHVSKQLHILEDKLNVQLINRSTRSLALTQEGKDFADYCDQIVGLIHSANTLMTDSRDEVSGNVRLALSCSFGTLHVLPALDALQKKYPSLTTEVSLFDYKVDMLEEEIDLWFTTFEEINAGYVAQRIVDTHFILLASPDYIQVHGAPTHPDDLKAHNCVTYHSKNRSYTHWLFAKDEEQLDVQVSGNYRVDKAEAIRDAVLAGRGIGYIATYLLTDELESGKLIPLMSDWKPTQKMPVYAVYPKYQNLPVRLKTIIDFVKQVIGQPPYWDNNLSKWLKD
- a CDS encoding nucleoside phosphorylase, with protein sequence MSVVNKSERTNGIKQYHIGMVEGDVAEYVLLPGDPFRTDIIAKYMDDVELVAHKREHKTYTGYYKGVRVSVTSTGMGCPSTAIAAEELANIGAKVFIRLGSCAALQDDINIGDLVITTAAMKNEGTSKFYVPDNLPAVADLEVTSELIRVAKEMSNGDDYQVHWGISSTDDSFYGETPEWIQKLIDLNLKNIEMEASALFTVCHRRGLKGATICAVAANHKRGENFWGKRNILLEQGIEKETEVALEAIYRFHHGKNLF